Proteins found in one Channa argus isolate prfri chromosome 7, Channa argus male v1.0, whole genome shotgun sequence genomic segment:
- the tfam gene encoding transcription factor A, mitochondrial, translating into MAPLSLVTASVSLLAKSFSVLSCTSSLARYSSVLPTAYVSTVRCLTTQTSGPPKRPLNGYMRYVQQQQPIMTRQNPEIKANDIIRKIAQQWRIMTPEQKQPFEEASQQARKQFKVELQRYQAQLTPAQVEQEALEKRQRMAKRKAIRKKRELTNLGKPKRPRSPFNIFMSEHFEEARGTTTQAKMKSLLEDWRNLFSHQKQVYTQLAEDDKIRYKNEIKSWEDHMVEIGREDLIREQTLSTKKKLATRAAKTGTKKAQAANKASATGKSKTNEKAAKSSSTKTVRTTKKT; encoded by the exons ATGGCTCCGTTGAGCTTAGTGACTGCTAGCGTTAGCCTGTTGGCTAAGTCCTTCAGTGTCTTGTCCTGCACAAGCTCTCTGGCAAG GTATAGCAGTGTCCTCCCCACTGCATATGTCAGCACAGTGAGATGTCTGACAACTCAGACCAGTGGTCCTCCAAAGAGACCTCTGAACGGATATATGAGATATgttcagcaacagcagccaaTCATGACCAGGCAAAACCCAG AAATCAAAGCGAATGATATCATCAGGAAGATTGCCCAGCAGTGGAGAATAATGACCCCGGAGCAGAAACAG CCATTTGAGGAGGCATCTCAGCAAGCAAGAAAGCAGTTTAAGGTGGAGCTCCAGCGTTACCAAGCCCAGCTGACCCCAGCACAGGTCGAGCAAGAAGCTTTGGAGAAGAGGCAGAGAATGGCCAAGAGGAAGGCCATTCGCAAGAAAAGG GAGTTAACCAACCTTGGTAAACCCAAACGTCCACGGTCTCCATTCAACATCTTCATGTCAGAGCACTTTGAGGAGGCCAGAGGAACCACCACACAG GCGAAAATGAAGTCACTTTTAGAGGATTGGAGGAATCTTTTCAGCCATCAGAAACAG GTTTACACACAGCTGGCAGAGGATGACAAAATTCGCTACAAGAATGAGATAAAGTCGTGGGAGGACCACATGGTGGAGATTGGGCGAGAAGACCTGATCCGGGAGCAGACCTTGTCTACCAAGAAAAAACTTGCGACTCGAGCTGCCAAGACAGGAACAAAGAAGGCTCAAGCTGCAAATAAGGCCAGTGCCACAGGAAAGTCCAAAACCAACGAGAAGGCAGCAAAAAGTAGCTCGACAAAAACTGTTAGGACTACGAAGAAGACATAG